The following DNA comes from Blattabacterium cuenoti.
TCCTCCAGGTTATGTTGGTTATGAAGAAGGGGGACAGTTAACAGAAATTATACGTCGTAAACCTTATTCGGTAATTTTATTAGATGAAATAGAAAAAGCTCATCATGAAGTATTCAATATATTGTTGCAAATACTGGATTATGGATGTGTAACAGACAGTATTGGAAGAAAAATAAATTTCAAAAATACCGTAATCATTTTTACGTCAAATACGGGAACACAGCAATTAAAAGAATTTGGAAAAGGAATAGGATTTTATACTAAATATAGACAATCAAATAATTATTATGTAAGAAACGTGTTAGAAAAAGCATTAAAAAGAACTTTTTATCCTGAATTTTTAAATAGAATAGACGACATTATTATTTTTAATTCCTTAACAAAAAAAGATATATCTAAAATTACTAACATAGAATTAGAAAAAATCATATTGCACATGTTTAGTTTAGGATACAAATTAACTCTATCTGATAAGGTAAAATATTTTATCCAAAAAAAAGGATTTGATAATGAATATGGGGTCCGTCCTTTAAAAAGAATTATTGAAAAATTTATAAAAAATCCTATATCAGAATGTATAATTAGTGGAAAACTAAAAAAAGGAGATAAAATATTTTTAAAGAAAAATAAAAAAAATAACGATATAAAAGTGTTCATTCAATGAATAACAAATTACAACACAAAAAAAAAATAAAAATTATTGAAAATATATTAGATTCTTTATATCCTAATCCTATTAGTTCTTTATATTATACTAATGAGTACACTTTACTGATTGCGATTCTACTATCTACAAGAAGTAGAGAAAAAAAAGTTAATGAAATAACAAAATATTTATTTCAAATAATTAAAACTCCTAAAGATACTATTTCTCTTTCCATTCAGGAAATAAAAAATTTTATAAAAGATTTAGGACTTCATAATAAAAAATCTAAAAATATTTATGAACTATCTCTTAGATTAATGAATAAATATAATAACATGATCCCTCATAATATTTTAGAATTAAAGTCTTTACCAGGAATAGGACATAAAGCTGCTTCTGTTTTTTTATCTCATGTATCAAATTATCCTACTGTATTTCCTGTAGATACTCATATTCATCGAATGATGTTTCATTGGAAGTTAAGTAATGGAAAAAATATTCAAGAAACGGAAAAAGATGCTAAACGTATTTTCAAAAAAAAAAATTGGAAAAAATTACATCTTCAAATGATTTTTTATGCTAAAGAATATTATCCGTTAAAAAAAGGAAATAGTAAAAAAGATGTAATTTTTCAGGAATTATTAAAAAATAACTTATTGAATGATGGTTCATTGGAAGTTAAGTAATGGAAANNNNNAGATGCTAAACGTATTTTCAAAAAAGAAATGGAAAAAATTACATCTTCAAATGATTTTTTATGCTAAAGAATATTATCCGTTAAAAAAAGATGTAATTTTTCAGGAATTTTTGAAAAATAACTTTTTTTTTAATAAAAAATTATGATTTTAGAAAGGTAAATCATCAAAATCATCAGAAGACAAAGATGGAGATGATATAGTAGTAGAAGAAGTTTTTTTAGAAATTTCTGAATCTTCTATTTTCCATCCTTGAATAGAATTAAAATATTTAATTACACCTTCTGGATTTGTCCATTCTCTTCCACGAAGATTGATAAAAACTTTTATTTTATCTTTTGGATTAATATTTTCTAATAAATCTACCTTATCTTGAATAAATTCAATCAATATATTTTGAGGATATGGTTCTTCTGTGGTTAATACCATTTCTCTTTTTTTAAAACCACTACCAAACCTTTGAATTTCAAATAGTTTTTTAACTCTACCTATAATTTCCATGAAACTTTATGATTTATTTTTTTTACTATTATTCTTTTTTTTTAAATTTTCTCCAATTTGATTAGAAATATTGAATGAAGTAATCATATTATTTAACATTTCACTAGCTGCACCTGGAGAATTAGGTAATAAAATTAAATTAGTATTTCCATTTTCTCCCATGGATTGAAGTGTATCATAATGTTGTGTTACCACAATTAAAGCAGAAGCTTCTTGTGAATTTATTCCTACGTTATTCAATACTTCAACTGATTCTAAAATTCCTCTAGCTATTTCTCTACGTTGGTCTGCAGTCCCCTTTCCTTGCAATTTTTTACTTTCAGCTTCTGCTTTAGCTTTAGCTACAATTTTAATTCTTTCAGCTTCTGCTTTATATTCTGCTGCTACTTTTTCTCTTTCAGCTGTATTAATCCTATTCATAGCCTGTTTTACTTGTTCATCTGGTTCTAAATCTGTAACTAATGCTTTAATTATAGAATATCCGTATCCTAAAATGGCCCCTTCCAATTCTTTTTTTACCACAATAGCAATATGATCTTTTCTTTCAAAAACATCATCTAAACGCATTTTTGGAACTTCGGCTCTAACAACATCAAATATATAAGAAGTTATTTGAGCATGAGAATTATCTAATTTATAAAAAGCTTCATACACTTTTTCTTTAATTACTTTAAATTGAACTGATATTTTTACTTTTACAAAAACATTATCTTTAGTTTTTGTATCTACTAAAATATCCAATTGTTGAATTTTCAATGTTAATTTTCCTATTATGTGATCTAAAATAGGAATTTTAAAATTCAATCCAGCATAACGAATACTATGGAATTTTCCCATTCTTTCCACAATAGCTGCTGTTTGTTGATTAATTATAAATATAAAACTGGAAAAAAAAGATAACATTAAAAGAATCAATATTCCATAAAATAGTAAATTAAAAATACTCATATTTATTTAATAAAAATTTATAAAAACCCTAATTCTAAACGAGCTTCTTCGCTCATAAATTCTTTACTCCAAGGAGGATCAAATGTCAAAACTACATTCACTTTTTTTATTTCTTTCAGAGATTTCACTTTTTTATCGACTTCCGATAATAAACCTTCAGCTATTGGGCAATTAGGCGTTGTTAAAGTCATTACTATTTTAACCTCTTTTTTACTAGAAATTTGAATATCATAAATAAGACCTAATTCATAAATATCTACTGGAATTTCTGGATCATATATGCTTTTTAACATACAAATAATACGATCCTCCAAATAATTATCTTTATTCATTTTATTTCATACTTCTTTATTTAATGAAGATCCAAATTGATCAAAATAATAAATCGGATAACCAAATTTTTTGATATTAGGCAATATTTCACTAGCTTTTCCAATAATTAAAATTCTTCCATTTTTGATAGAAAAAAATTTCTTACATGATTGATATACATCATTTACACTAACTAATTGTATTTTAGATAAATAATTTTTATAAAACCCACTAGAAAGATTATTTTTTGATTCACAAATAAAAAAATCAATCAATCTATTAGGATCTTCTAAATCCAGAATGAATTGACCTATTATTTCTTTTTTCTTAATATTTAATTCTTCCGAAGATACTTTGTTTTTTGTTATTTTAACAATTTCTTTTAATATATCTCTAATAGCATTCTCTGTTACTTCATTTCTTACTTGAGTATAAACTGAAAAATAACCAATGTTTCTATCTGATTTTAAGACAGAATAAGCTCCATATGTATATGCCTTTTTTTCTCTAATATTTAAAAATAAACGACTTTGAGGTCCTCCACCTAAAATTCCATTAGCTAATATAGAAGAAAAATATGTAGGATCACTTTTTTTAAAAGAAATAGGACCACCAAAACAAATAATAGACTGTGTTAGAGTAGGAATATCAACTATATCTATCTCTATTTGAGATGGTAGGTAATATTCATTATTAATAGGTTTATCTAGGTACGACTTTTTTTTCCATTTGGAAAAATAAAGATTAGATAACTCTTTTGCCTCTTTTTTAGAAATATCTCCTATAAAAGAAAGATAAAAAATATTTGGTATATAATATTTATTATACAATTTTTTTAAATCATGAATATTTATATTTTTGATAGAATGATAGTTTTCATATTCTCCATATGGATGATTTTTTCCATAATATAAGACATTTTTAACACGTTGTAAAATAGAGTTGGGATCTTTTTCAGAAATACTAATATCGATTATCCTTTGATTGATAATTTTTCTCAATTCTTTTAAATTATCGAACTTAGTATTCATTGCAATATCACTTACTATAGAAATAGATTTTCTTAAATACTTTTTTAAAGTAGAAATGGATATTTCAGAAAAGGAAGTATATAAATTTGTTCCCATATAATCAATCATATCATCTAATTCTTCCTTAGAATGATTTTTTGTTCCAGAACGTAGCATTTGACCAAATACTTTTTTTATCCCAGTTTTATCTTTTTCTAAAAAAGGATTACAATCTAACTCTAAACTAACTCTTACTAAAGGAAGCTTATGATCTTCAATAACCAAAACTTTTAATCCATTTTTCATATGGAAGACTGTTGGTTTATCAATATTGACAATAATCTTTCTTTTTAAAGACTTAGGAGGAATATTTCGATTAAATGAAAACATAATGGTTGTATGAAAAAAAATTATTGTAATAAAAATTTTAATAAATTTATTCGATGGTATTTTCTTTTTCTGGAACATTATATAAACGAACTCTATTATTTTTATTTAAATACTTATTAGCAACTTTTTTGATATCTTCCGTAGTTATTTTTTTATATTTATCTATATCATTGTTAATTAAATTAGAATCATGATAATATAAATAATAATAAGATAAATTTGAAGCAATTCCACTCATAGAATAATTATCATAAATAAATTTTTTTTCAAAAAAATTTATTTGTTTTTCCAATTCATATTGTGTAATTCCTTTTTCTTTCAGAAGATCAATTTCTTGATCTATTATTTGAGTTAAATGATCTAATGTTCCTCCAGGATTAATCAATCCGTATATAATAAAAATTCCATAATCTTCCATAGTCTCTAAAAAAGAACCTGCATAAGAAGCTATTTGTTTTTTATTGACGACATTTTTTACGATTCTAGAACTCTCTCCAGAAGAAAGAATATGGTCTATAATTTTTAATACATAAGAATCTTTATCTATTATTTTAGGAACTCTATATGATAAAAAAACTCCAGGAATTTTAGTATTCTTATCTACATATGTAGAATGTATTTCTTTTTCAATAGGAGGTTCCTCTATTTTTTTCATTTTAAAATTTACTTTTCCTTTTGGAATAGAGGAAAAATATTTTTTATATAATATTTTAGCTTCATTCACATCAAAATCACCTGCTATAACTAAAACAGCATTATTCGGAACATAATATGTCTTATAAAATTTCCTATAATCATTTTCTGTAGCTCTATCTAAATCTTGATCTAATCCAATAATAGGATATTTATACGGATGTTTTTTAAATAATAAAGATGGAATTTTTTCTGAAATAGCTGTAATATATGGTTGATTTTCAACTTGCATTTTTTTTTCTTCTTTTACTACTTTTCTTTGTCTATTAATACTTTCCCTATCCAACTTTGCATGTAACATTCTTTCAGATTCTAACCACAAAGCTAATGGAAGACGATCCGATGGTAAAACCTCATAGTAACAAGTTTCATCATGATTAGTATAAGCATTATTTTTTCCTCCATTAGAAGCTATATATTTGAAGTATTCTCCCTTTTTAATATTTTTTGAACCTTCAAACATTAAATGTTCAAAAAAATGAGCAAATCCAGATTTTCCTGGAGATTCGTTTTTACTTCCAACATGGTATAAAACAGAAACAGAAACTAAGGGATTAGTATTATCTTGATGCAAGATAACATGTAAGCCGTTTGGTAATTTATCTTCTATAAACTTAATTTTATCATATCCTTTTTTTTTGTATTCTTTAGTTTGTGAATGATTTGACATCATAGCTGCTAACATTAAGAAAAACAAACAAATCTTATTCATGAAACAAAATTAAAGAAAAGATTAAAAATAAACAATATGAATTTGTTTTTCATAAAACAAGATTTTTTCTTTTGTTCTATTTTTGTCAAATATGAATTTGTTGATTTAATCATGAAAAAAATTATTTTCATTTTGTCTTTTTTTTTAACAGCAAATGCCGTTGAAAATATAAAAGGAGATGCCAAACAAGGAAGTGATCTTTTTAAAAAAAATTGTACAGCATGTCATGCTATGAATTTAGAACAAAAAATGATAGGACCTGCTTTAGCCGATGTTACTAAAAAAAGAAGTAGAGAATGGTTACACAAATGGATCATCAACAATAAATCTTTAAGAGAAAGCGGAGATAAAGATGCTATAGCCATTTACAAAGAATATGATAATTTAGAAATGAATTTATTTCCTCAATTATCTGAAAAACAAGTAGATGATATTTTATCTTTTATTCAAAAACCCAATTCTATAAAAAAAGAAAATGAAAATAATGATGATAGTGAAAATAAAGAAATAAATTTCTATACGGAAGAAAATAAATTTTTATTTAAGTTTATAGTTTTTTGTTTTATCATTTTATCGTTAATTATAATTTGGGTTTTATATAGAATTCAACTTTTATCTAAGTTAGTTAATAATGAAAATCCTGTTTCTGATAAAAAAAACTTTTCTATAAAAATTAGATTAAAAAGGATTTTATACGATAAAATTTTAGGAAGAAAAAAAGAAAAATGGTATATACTATCTTGTTTTATAGGTTTTTTTTCATTAATAGGAATATATGGAATTTGGAATTTTTTAATGAAAATAGATGTAAATAAAGGATATAAACCAGAACAACCTATCTATTTTTCTCATAAAATTCATTCTGATATTAATGGAATTGATTGTCAATATTGTCATTCTTCTGCAAAAGAAGGAAAGGTTTCTAGTATTCCTTCAACCAATGTTTGTATGAATTGTCATATTACTATCAATGAATATAATGGAGATTATTTAGAAAAAGGAAAAAATAGAAACGAATATAATGAAGAAATACAAAAAATATATTATGCAATTGGATGGGATCCAAAAAAAAGAAAATATTCAAAGAAAACAAATCCTATTCAATGGATACGTATACATAATATGCCAGATTTTGTGTATTTTGATCATTCTCAACATGTTATATCTGGAAAAAACATGATAAAAAAATTAAAAAAAGTAAATTTAGTTTGTAACGCTTGTCATGGGGAAGTACAAAAAATGGATCAAGTAGAAATGTCTAATGATTTTACCATGGAATGGTGTATTTCTTGTCATAAAAATGTGGAAATAGATATAAGTAATCAATACTATAAAACATATTTTCATAAAAAAATAAAAAAAGAAAATAAAAAAATAACAGTTGATATGATTGGTGGAACTGAATGTGCTAAATGTCATTATTGATATTAAAATTGAAAAAGTATAAAGAAACTAAATTGTGTTATGAAATCAAAAAAAAACATAAATGACGATACTCATTTCATACAAGATTTTTTTAAAGAAAAAACTTCTAGACGTGATTTTTTAAAATGGATTGGTTTTAGTACAGCTTCAGTAACTTTAGCTGCTTGTAAAGGTCCAGTAATTAAATCTATTCCTTATGTTGTGAAACCGGATAGTATAACCCCTGGAATTCCTAATTATTATGCTTCTACTATGATAGATTCTTTTGACATAGGATGTGTTTTAGTAAAAACAAGAGAAGGTAGACCTATTAAAATAGAACCTAATTCAATTTCAAAACATTTTAATACAACTTCAGCTAGAATACAATCCTCATTATTATCTCTTTATGATGAAGAAAGATTGAGACATCCTTTTTTAAAAGGAAAAAAAAGTTCTTGGAAAAAAATAGATGATTATGTTATAAGATATTTAGAAGAATCATTGAAAACAAAAAAAAATATTATATTTATTTCTCCATCTTTTCCAAGTTTTTCTACAAAAAAATTAATTCAATCTTTTAAAAAGATATATCCAAATACTAAATGGATTACTTATGATCCTATTTCTTATTCTAAGTCATTAAATGCGTCAAAAAAAATATTTGGTGTACGATCTATTCCTTTTATTAATTTAGAAAAAACAGAACTAATAATTTCATTTGATGCGGATTTTTTAGGAGATTGGAGTCCAGAAAATATGGGAAAGGCTTATGTTTCTAATAGAAATCCTAAAAAATCTATGATGCAGCATATTCAAATAGAAAGTAATATGTCTCTATCTGGAGCCAACGCAGACATTAGAATATCTAAAAAACCTTTTTACATTAAAAAAATGTTGGTTGAAATTTATCAAAAAATTTTTTTTGGAAAGGAACCTAAAGATAAATATATCAAGAAAATCATTTCTTTAGTTAAAAAAAAAGGATCTAAAAGCGTCATTCTTGCAGATGGAGATCAAGAGTCTTATGAAATATCTTATTTAATTAACAAAAAAATTAATAGCAATGCATTAAGAGATAAAAAATTTATTCTTTCAAAAGAAAGTAATGATGATGAATTTAAAAAATTTATAAAAAATGATGTAGAAAAAGAAAATATTGGATGTTTATTTATTAATAATATAGACCCTATTTATAGTCTTCCACTATCTATTTCCAAAAAATTAAAAGAATTTATAAAAAAAATACCATTAACTGTTTCGTTTTCCATGAATAAAAATGAAACGGACGAAATAATGGATGTATTAATACCTATCCCACACTGGCTCGAATCTTGGGGAGATACTCATCCTATCACAAATGTTTATACACTTATACAACCTACAATACAACGAATTTTTAATACAAGACAATTTCAAGAATCTTTGATTATTTGGGGAAAAAATAAAGAAAATAATTATTATGAATATTTGAAAAATATTTGGGAAAAATATATTATTCCCAAATCTAATGTTTCTTCTTTTAATGAAGCTTTATTTTATGGAGTTGTAGAAAAAACCGATTCATCTGATATTCTTTTAAAAGAAAATCTTGATGAAAAAAAAATATATAGATACGAAAACAAAAAAATAATCAATGATAAAAAAAACAAAATAGAAAAATTTTTTGAACTCAGGTTATATACAAAGATTAGTATGGGAGATGGATATCAATACAATAATCCTTGGTTGCAAGAACTACCGGATCCTATTACAAGAACAACTTGGGATAATTATTTAACCATGTCTTATTTAGATGCAATTCAAATAGGGGTAAAAAATTGGAATACACTAGATGGAAGTTTAAATGGAGATTGTGTAAGCTTAATTAAAAATAATAAAATATTAATTCAAGATATTCCTGTTTTTATTCAGCAAGGACAAGCTATAGGTTCTATAGGATTATCCTTTGGGTATGGACAAAAAAAAGGTAAGTTATCAAAATTTTGTAATGGGAAAAATGCTTATCATATTTACGATGATTTTAACATTATACAAAATAATATACGGATAAAAAAAGTAAATAAAATACATAAATTTGCTTGTATACAATTACAAAATGAAACGGTTGATAGGATTTTAGTGAAAGAAACTAGTTTAAATATTTTTCTAAAAAAAACTAAAGAATTTTGGAATGAAGAAGAAAAAATATCGACTTATAAAGGAATGCTCCCTACAAAAAAAATTTCTTCTATTTGGAATCAAGAAAAAACAGAAAAAGAGAAAAACGGACATCATTTTAATTTATCCATAGATTTAAATGCTTGTATCGGATGTGGATCTTGCATTATTGCATGTCATTCAGAAAATAATGTTCCTATTGTCGGAAAGGAAGAAATACAAAAATCTAGAGATATGCATTGGATTCGTGTAGATAGATATTATATAAATAATAATTCAAAAAATAAAAATCATCCGAATAATTCAAAAAAAGTCGTTTTCCAACCAGTAATGTGTCAACATTGTGAGCAGGCCCCTTGTGAAACGGTATGTCCGGTAGGAGCCACCTCTCATGGAGTACAAGGTCAAAACATGATGGTTTATAATAGATGTGTAGGAACCCGTTATTGTGCTAATAATTGTCCTTATAAAGTAAGACGTTTTAATTGGTTTAATTATGCTAATAATCCAAAATTTGACTATAATATGAATAATAATTTAGGAAAAATGGTGATCAATCCCGATGTTGTTGTTAGAACCAGAGGAGTGATGGAAAAATGCTCTTTATGTATACAAAGAACACAATATGTTATAGGAACGGCAAAAAAAGAAAATAGAAGTATCAAAGATCAAGAATTTGAAACGGCTTGTAGTATTTCTTGTCCAACAAAAGCCATTACTTTTGGAGATATCAATGATGAAAAAAGTCTTATTTCAAAAAAAATAAAAAGTTCAAGATCTTATAAACTTCTTGATTTTCTTGGTGTTAATCCAAATGTATCTTATCAATTGAAGATAAGAAATGATATGTAAAAAATGAAATAGAAAAATTATGTTAGATCACTATGAATCTTCTTCTATAAGAAATCCATTAATTATAGGAAAAAAAACATATAAAAATATTACAGATGATATCTTAAATCCTATAATAAAAAAAAAATGTGGAAAATTATGGTGGATAGCTTTATTTATTTCTATTTTAGCTTTTTTATGGGGAATTCTATGTATTTTTTATACAATAGGAACTGGTATTGGAGTTTGGGGTTTAAACAGAACAATAAATTGGGCTTGGGATATTACTAATTTTGTTTGGTGGGTTGGAATTGGTCATGCTGGAACTTTAATTTCTGCTGTTTTATTATTATTCCGTCAAAAATGGCGTTTGTCTATTAATCGTTCAGCAGAAGCAATGACTATTTTTGCAGTCATACAAGCTGGTTTATTTCCAATTATTCATATGGGAAGGCCATGGAATGCTCATTGGGTTTTACCTATTCCTAATCAATTTGGAACATTATGGCCTAACTTCAATTCTCCTCTATTATGGGATGTTTTTGCCATTAGTACTTATTTTTCTGTTTCTGCCGTATTTTGGTTTATGGGACTTATTCCTGATTTTGCAATGATACGAGATCGTGTTTCAAATCCTTTTAAAAAAAAAATTTATAGTATTCTTAGTTTTGGATGGGGAGGAAGCTCTAAAGAATGGCAAAGATTTGAAGAACTATCTTTAGTATTAGCAGGATTGTGTACTCCATTGGTTTTTTCTGTACATACTATAGTTTCTTTTGATTTTTCAACTTCTGTTATTAAAGGATGGCATAGTACAATATTTCCTCCTTATTTTGTCGCAGGAGCTATTTTTTCTGGATTCGCTATGGTACAAACTTTATTAGGTGTTACAAGAAAAGTTCTTTCTTTAGAAAATTATATTACTAGAGACCATATTGAATATATGAATATGATTATTCTTTTAACAGGAGGAATAGTTTTATTAGCTTATATTTCCGAATTTATTCTTTCTTGGTATTCTGGAAATATTTTTGAAAAATTTATTTATTTTTCTGTAGAAGCAGCTAAAGGACCATTTTGGTGGGCTTTCTGGACTCTTATCATTTGTAATGTTGTCATTCCACAA
Coding sequences within:
- a CDS encoding endonuclease III domain-containing protein, encoding MNNKLQHKKKIKIIENILDSLYPNPISSLYYTNEYTLLIAILLSTRSREKKVNEITKYLFQIIKTPKDTISLSIQEIKNFIKDLGLHNKKSKNIYELSLRLMNKYNNMIPHNILELKSLPGIGHKAASVFLSHVSNYPTVFPVDTHIHRMMFHWKLSNGKNIQETEKDAKRIFKKKNWKKLHLQMIFYAKEYYPLKKGNSKKDVIFQELLKNNLLNDGSLEVK
- a CDS encoding DUF3127 domain-containing protein; the encoded protein is MEIIGRVKKLFEIQRFGSGFKKREMVLTTEEPYPQNILIEFIQDKVDLLENINPKDKIKVFINLRGREWTNPEGVIKYFNSIQGWKIEDSEISKKTSSTTISSPSLSSDDFDDLPF
- a CDS encoding SPFH domain-containing protein, producing the protein MSIFNLLFYGILILLMLSFFSSFIFIINQQTAAIVERMGKFHSIRYAGLNFKIPILDHIIGKLTLKIQQLDILVDTKTKDNVFVKVKISVQFKVIKEKVYEAFYKLDNSHAQITSYIFDVVRAEVPKMRLDDVFERKDHIAIVVKKELEGAILGYGYSIIKALVTDLEPDEQVKQAMNRINTAEREKVAAEYKAEAERIKIVAKAKAEAESKKLQGKGTADQRREIARGILESVEVLNNVGINSQEASALIVVTQHYDTLQSMGENGNTNLILLPNSPGAASEMLNNMITSFNISNQIGENLKKKNNSKKNKS
- a CDS encoding iron-sulfur cluster assembly protein, which translates into the protein MNKDNYLEDRIICMLKSIYDPEIPVDIYELGLIYDIQISSKKEVKIVMTLTTPNCPIAEGLLSEVDKKVKSLKEIKKVNVVLTFDPPWSKEFMSEEARLELGFL
- a CDS encoding M16 family metallopeptidase, which produces MFSFNRNIPPKSLKRKIIVNIDKPTVFHMKNGLKVLVIEDHKLPLVRVSLELDCNPFLEKDKTGIKKVFGQMLRSGTKNHSKEELDDMIDYMGTNLYTSFSEISISTLKKYLRKSISIVSDIAMNTKFDNLKELRKIINQRIIDISISEKDPNSILQRVKNVLYYGKNHPYGEYENYHSIKNINIHDLKKLYNKYYIPNIFYLSFIGDISKKEAKELSNLYFSKWKKKSYLDKPINNEYYLPSQIEIDIVDIPTLTQSIICFGGPISFKKSDPTYFSSILANGILGGGPQSRLFLNIREKKAYTYGAYSVLKSDRNIGYFSVYTQVRNEVTENAIRDILKEIVKITKNKVSSEELNIKKKEIIGQFILDLEDPNRLIDFFICESKNNLSSGFYKNYLSKIQLVSVNDVYQSCKKFFSIKNGRILIIGKASEILPNIKKFGYPIYYFDQFGSSLNKEV
- a CDS encoding M16 family metallopeptidase, with protein sequence MNKICLFFLMLAAMMSNHSQTKEYKKKGYDKIKFIEDKLPNGLHVILHQDNTNPLVSVSVLYHVGSKNESPGKSGFAHFFEHLMFEGSKNIKKGEYFKYIASNGGKNNAYTNHDETCYYEVLPSDRLPLALWLESERMLHAKLDRESINRQRKVVKEEKKMQVENQPYITAISEKIPSLLFKKHPYKYPIIGLDQDLDRATENDYRKFYKTYYVPNNAVLVIAGDFDVNEAKILYKKYFSSIPKGKVNFKMKKIEEPPIEKEIHSTYVDKNTKIPGVFLSYRVPKIIDKDSYVLKIIDHILSSGESSRIVKNVVNKKQIASYAGSFLETMEDYGIFIIYGLINPGGTLDHLTQIIDQEIDLLKEKGITQYELEKQINFFEKKFIYDNYSMSGIASNLSYYYLYYHDSNLINNDIDKYKKITTEDIKKVANKYLNKNNRVRLYNVPEKENTIE
- a CDS encoding c-type cytochrome is translated as MKKIIFILSFFLTANAVENIKGDAKQGSDLFKKNCTACHAMNLEQKMIGPALADVTKKRSREWLHKWIINNKSLRESGDKDAIAIYKEYDNLEMNLFPQLSEKQVDDILSFIQKPNSIKKENENNDDSENKEINFYTEENKFLFKFIVFCFIILSLIIIWVLYRIQLLSKLVNNENPVSDKKNFSIKIRLKRILYDKILGRKKEKWYILSCFIGFFSLIGIYGIWNFLMKIDVNKGYKPEQPIYFSHKIHSDINGIDCQYCHSSAKEGKVSSIPSTNVCMNCHITINEYNGDYLEKGKNRNEYNEEIQKIYYAIGWDPKKRKYSKKTNPIQWIRIHNMPDFVYFDHSQHVISGKNMIKKLKKVNLVCNACHGEVQKMDQVEMSNDFTMEWCISCHKNVEIDISNQYYKTYFHKKIKKENKKITVDMIGGTECAKCHY
- a CDS encoding 4Fe-4S dicluster domain-containing protein, producing the protein MKSKKNINDDTHFIQDFFKEKTSRRDFLKWIGFSTASVTLAACKGPVIKSIPYVVKPDSITPGIPNYYASTMIDSFDIGCVLVKTREGRPIKIEPNSISKHFNTTSARIQSSLLSLYDEERLRHPFLKGKKSSWKKIDDYVIRYLEESLKTKKNIIFISPSFPSFSTKKLIQSFKKIYPNTKWITYDPISYSKSLNASKKIFGVRSIPFINLEKTELIISFDADFLGDWSPENMGKAYVSNRNPKKSMMQHIQIESNMSLSGANADIRISKKPFYIKKMLVEIYQKIFFGKEPKDKYIKKIISLVKKKGSKSVILADGDQESYEISYLINKKINSNALRDKKFILSKESNDDEFKKFIKNDVEKENIGCLFINNIDPIYSLPLSISKKLKEFIKKIPLTVSFSMNKNETDEIMDVLIPIPHWLESWGDTHPITNVYTLIQPTIQRIFNTRQFQESLIIWGKNKENNYYEYLKNIWEKYIIPKSNVSSFNEALFYGVVEKTDSSDILLKENLDEKKIYRYENKKIINDKKNKIEKFFELRLYTKISMGDGYQYNNPWLQELPDPITRTTWDNYLTMSYLDAIQIGVKNWNTLDGSLNGDCVSLIKNNKILIQDIPVFIQQGQAIGSIGLSFGYGQKKGKLSKFCNGKNAYHIYDDFNIIQNNIRIKKVNKIHKFACIQLQNETVDRILVKETSLNIFLKKTKEFWNEEEKISTYKGMLPTKKISSIWNQEKTEKEKNGHHFNLSIDLNACIGCGSCIIACHSENNVPIVGKEEIQKSRDMHWIRVDRYYINNNSKNKNHPNNSKKVVFQPVMCQHCEQAPCETVCPVGATSHGVQGQNMMVYNRCVGTRYCANNCPYKVRRFNWFNYANNPKFDYNMNNNLGKMVINPDVVVRTRGVMEKCSLCIQRTQYVIGTAKKENRSIKDQEFETACSISCPTKAITFGDINDEKSLISKKIKSSRSYKLLDFLGVNPNVSYQLKIRNDM
- the nrfD gene encoding NrfD/PsrC family molybdoenzyme membrane anchor subunit yields the protein MLDHYESSSIRNPLIIGKKTYKNITDDILNPIIKKKCGKLWWIALFISILAFLWGILCIFYTIGTGIGVWGLNRTINWAWDITNFVWWVGIGHAGTLISAVLLLFRQKWRLSINRSAEAMTIFAVIQAGLFPIIHMGRPWNAHWVLPIPNQFGTLWPNFNSPLLWDVFAISTYFSVSAVFWFMGLIPDFAMIRDRVSNPFKKKIYSILSFGWGGSSKEWQRFEELSLVLAGLCTPLVFSVHTIVSFDFSTSVIKGWHSTIFPPYFVAGAIFSGFAMVQTLLGVTRKVLSLENYITRDHIEYMNMIILLTGGIVLLAYISEFILSWYSGNIFEKFIYFSVEAAKGPFWWAFWTLIICNVVIPQFLWIKSIRRSFFCSYVISIIINIGMWFERFDIIVLNLSHDYLPSSWTGFIPSFVDVGIFIGTFGLFFILYLLYIRVFPVISQSELKTILKSENNKIIRKNE